One Sanguibacter keddieii DSM 10542 genomic window carries:
- the glnA gene encoding type I glutamate--ammonia ligase produces MDRQQEFVLRTVEERDIRFIRLWFTDVLGMLKSVAIAPAELESAFTEGIGFDGSAIEGLTRVYEADMIARPDPTTFQVLPWRGEHHGTARMFCDILTPDGEPSLADSRNVLKRALAKASDQGFTFYTHPEVEFYLFEPPKADGPLVPIDHGGYFDHVARTQGHDFRRAAITMLESMGISVEFSHHEAGPGQNEIDLRYADALTTADNLMTFRTVIKEVALEQGVFASFMPKPLADQPGSGMHTHFSLFEGDRNAFHEPGAQYDLSKTARHFIAGLLVHAAEITAVTNQHVNSYKRLWGGAEAPSYVCWGHNNRSALVRVPMYKPGKGNSSRVEYRALDTAANPYLAFALTLAAGLKGIEEGYELPEATDDDVWELTDAERRALGIKPLPQTLDDAISLMEKSELVAETLGEHVFDFVLKNKRQEWQGYSQQVTPFEIKRLLQVL; encoded by the coding sequence ATGGACAGGCAGCAAGAGTTCGTGCTCCGCACGGTCGAGGAGCGCGACATCCGCTTCATCCGCCTCTGGTTCACCGACGTGCTCGGGATGCTCAAGTCCGTTGCGATCGCACCGGCCGAGCTCGAGTCCGCCTTCACCGAGGGCATCGGCTTCGACGGCAGCGCCATCGAGGGGCTGACGCGCGTCTACGAGGCGGACATGATCGCGCGACCGGACCCGACGACCTTCCAGGTGCTGCCCTGGCGTGGTGAACATCACGGGACCGCCCGGATGTTCTGCGACATCCTCACGCCGGACGGCGAGCCCTCCCTCGCAGACTCCCGCAACGTGCTCAAGCGCGCCCTCGCGAAGGCGAGCGACCAGGGGTTCACCTTCTACACGCACCCCGAGGTCGAGTTCTACCTCTTCGAGCCGCCGAAGGCCGACGGGCCGCTCGTGCCGATCGACCACGGGGGCTACTTCGACCACGTCGCCCGTACGCAGGGTCACGACTTCCGTCGCGCCGCGATCACGATGCTCGAGTCCATGGGCATCTCGGTCGAGTTCTCGCACCACGAGGCGGGCCCGGGGCAGAACGAGATCGACCTGCGCTACGCCGACGCGCTCACCACGGCCGACAACCTCATGACCTTCCGCACGGTCATCAAGGAGGTCGCGCTCGAGCAGGGCGTCTTCGCGTCCTTCATGCCCAAGCCGCTGGCCGACCAGCCCGGCTCCGGCATGCACACGCACTTCTCGCTCTTCGAGGGCGACCGCAACGCGTTCCACGAGCCCGGTGCGCAGTACGACCTGTCCAAGACGGCCCGGCACTTCATCGCCGGCCTCCTGGTCCACGCCGCCGAGATCACCGCCGTCACCAACCAGCACGTGAACTCGTACAAGCGCCTGTGGGGCGGCGCCGAGGCGCCGAGCTACGTGTGCTGGGGCCACAACAACCGCTCCGCGCTGGTCCGCGTGCCGATGTACAAGCCGGGCAAGGGCAACTCGAGCCGCGTGGAGTACCGCGCCCTCGACACGGCTGCGAACCCGTACCTCGCCTTCGCGCTCACGCTCGCGGCGGGCCTCAAGGGCATCGAGGAGGGCTACGAGCTCCCCGAGGCGACCGACGACGACGTGTGGGAGCTCACCGACGCCGAGCGCCGCGCGCTCGGCATCAAGCCGCTGCCGCAGACCCTCGACGACGCGATCAGCCTCATGGAGAAGTCCGAGCTCGTGGCCGAGACCCTCGGCGAGCACGTGTTCGACTTCGTGCTGAAGAACAAGCGTCAGGAGTGGCAGGGCTACAGCCAGCAGGTGACGCCCTTCGAGATCAAGCGCCTCCTCCAGGTCCTCTGA
- a CDS encoding AI-2E family transporter, producing the protein MNQSPAASPAPSYYSRRPPRWLGRALLSAVVTVFAAIFVWRALGSLTGLIVNLIIALFLALAMEPMILWLVKHGWKRGAATATVLFGLLAAAGAVIALFGRMFLEQAGDLITSLPRTYDSVTLWAENQFDVMIPEMEELQAQLLQDYGNEVASRALAIGSSVIGGLFAFATIMLVAYYLAAAGPRFRASICGWLRPKNQTEVLRLWEITQIKISDYINSRVVLAAIASFFTGVFLTIIDIPYALPLALFTGVVSQFVPTIGTYIGGALPIVFALTSGSWQKAVMVLGFIILYQQVENMWLSPKISARALQMNPAVSFVVVLAFGAVFGALGAFLSLPVAATIQAVATTYLRRHELVDSHMLHDPARPGDDDTDDEAGDVQPDESTAAAARATSHDSAADRLRDRDERSGGQSSNS; encoded by the coding sequence ATGAACCAGTCCCCGGCTGCGTCGCCCGCACCGTCCTACTACTCCCGGCGACCGCCGCGCTGGCTCGGGCGCGCGCTGCTGTCGGCGGTCGTGACGGTCTTCGCCGCGATCTTCGTGTGGCGGGCCCTCGGGTCGCTCACCGGCCTCATCGTCAACCTCATCATCGCGCTGTTCCTCGCCCTCGCGATGGAGCCGATGATCCTCTGGCTGGTCAAGCACGGCTGGAAGCGCGGCGCAGCGACGGCGACAGTCCTCTTCGGGCTGCTGGCCGCGGCCGGTGCCGTGATCGCGCTGTTCGGCCGGATGTTCCTCGAGCAGGCCGGTGACCTCATCACCTCGCTCCCCCGCACCTACGACTCGGTGACGCTGTGGGCCGAGAACCAGTTCGACGTGATGATCCCGGAGATGGAGGAGCTCCAGGCCCAGCTGCTCCAGGACTACGGCAACGAGGTCGCCTCGCGCGCCCTGGCCATCGGCAGCTCCGTGATCGGCGGCCTCTTCGCCTTCGCGACCATCATGCTCGTCGCGTACTACCTGGCGGCCGCGGGCCCGCGGTTCCGCGCGTCGATCTGCGGGTGGCTGCGCCCCAAGAACCAGACCGAGGTGCTGCGTCTGTGGGAGATCACGCAGATCAAGATCTCCGACTACATCAACTCGCGCGTGGTGCTCGCGGCGATCGCGAGCTTCTTCACCGGGGTGTTCCTCACGATCATCGACATCCCCTACGCGCTGCCGCTCGCCCTGTTCACCGGGGTGGTGTCGCAGTTCGTGCCGACCATCGGCACGTACATCGGCGGTGCGTTGCCGATCGTGTTCGCCCTGACGTCGGGCAGCTGGCAGAAGGCCGTGATGGTCCTCGGCTTCATCATCCTGTACCAGCAGGTCGAGAACATGTGGCTGTCGCCCAAGATCTCCGCCCGGGCCCTGCAGATGAACCCGGCCGTGTCCTTCGTGGTGGTGCTCGCCTTCGGCGCCGTCTTCGGGGCGCTCGGCGCGTTCCTCAGCCTGCCGGTGGCCGCGACCATCCAGGCCGTCGCGACCACGTACCTGCGCCGCCACGAGCTCGTGGACTCCCACATGCTCCACGACCCGGCCCGTCCGGGCGACGACGACACCGACGACGAGGCCGGCGACGTCCAGCCCGACGAGAGCACGGCAGCCGCGGCACGCGCGACCTCCCACGACAGCGCGGCCGACCGGCTCCGTGACCGGGACGAGCGGTCCGGCGGTCAGTCCTCGAACTCGTAG
- a CDS encoding MBL fold metallo-hydrolase — MAARIDHVVTSGTFSLDGETFDVDNNVWVVGDDSECVVIDAPHSVDAILAAVGDRRLTAIVCTHAHDDHVRVAPELRERTGAPIYLHPDDQPVWDLTHGESVRWDHDLSDGQTIDVAGTTLTVLHTPGHAPGAVCLSAPDLGCVFTGDTLFDGGPGATGRSFSDLPTLEASIRARLFALPDETVVHTGHGGDTTIRAEKANLDG; from the coding sequence ATGGCCGCGCGCATCGACCACGTGGTCACGTCGGGGACCTTCAGCCTCGACGGCGAGACCTTCGACGTCGACAACAACGTGTGGGTCGTCGGTGACGACAGCGAGTGCGTCGTGATCGACGCCCCGCACTCCGTCGACGCGATCCTCGCCGCCGTCGGGGACCGCCGTCTGACCGCGATCGTGTGCACGCACGCGCACGACGACCACGTCCGCGTGGCCCCCGAGCTGCGCGAGCGCACCGGGGCGCCGATCTACCTGCACCCCGACGACCAGCCGGTCTGGGACCTCACGCACGGCGAGTCCGTCCGCTGGGACCACGACCTGTCCGACGGGCAGACGATCGATGTCGCCGGCACCACGCTGACGGTGCTGCACACCCCCGGTCACGCCCCCGGCGCCGTGTGCCTGTCCGCGCCCGACCTCGGGTGCGTCTTCACCGGCGACACCCTGTTCGACGGCGGCCCCGGCGCGACCGGACGGTCCTTCAGCGACCTCCCGACGCTCGAGGCCTCCATCCGCGCACGCCTCTTCGCCCTCCCGGACGAGACGGTCGTGCACACCGGCCACGGCGGCGACACGACGATCCGCGCCGAGAAGGCCAACCTCGACGGCTGA
- a CDS encoding bifunctional [glutamine synthetase] adenylyltransferase/[glutamine synthetase]-adenylyl-L-tyrosine phosphorylase — protein sequence MTGRLTRLGFSDVARAAQLCGDKDLVAVVGEVHPSSALLPALAATADPDLALIALIRLCCAATVDPDHAERAALLGRLLSGDTEGIDAVYLAPDEQLVRDRLLNVLGSSVALGDELVRHPELLDVVSDTTSGLGVDASAVRAELLRSVGADPQAPVPVASMPELEATDAVRRAYRTRLLRIAASDLTSSEPLSILPAVGAALADLASAALEAALAVARGELPDHGAGVRLSVLGMGKCGGRELNYVSDVDVVYVAEPTEGTDEGDAMTAGARLATILTRVCGGGPSSVPALWPVDAALRPEGKNGPLVRTLSSHVSYYERWAKTWEFQALLKARHVAGDVDLSRDYIEAITPFVWSAVERDHFVEDSQAMRRRVEDNVPAAEADRQLKLGKGGLRDVEFTVQLLQLVHGRSDPSIQSSNTLTALAALASAGYVGREHAAQLAVCYRFLRVLEHRIQLVHLRRTHLMPTADGDLRRLARSAGMRSEGATGLLQRWRTVRRDVRTLHEELFYRPLLPATAQLSAEEASLAPDAAQARLAAIGYRDPKGALRHIAVLTEGVSRRASIQRQLLPVMLGWFAEGSDPDGGLLAFRRLSEELGTTHWYLKLLRDSGSAAYRLASLLSTSRYVAEALGRSPESVMWLAEDSELVPRSLDRLVAESNAVLTRADDQVRALTVLRAMRRRELARIACAELLGLCGPEAAALGISDAADAVLRGALRVAEFVLCEEAGLTRAEAPAAMSIIAMGRLGGREVGYGSDADVMFVYRAAPGTDDATAQTYALAVARKVRSSLGGSSEEPPLQVDADLRPEGRNGPLVRSFASYAEYYGRWSAAWESQALLRARPVAGDESLGADFVALVDPLRFPASGLDATTVREIRRIKARVEAERLPRGVDPTRHLKLGRGAISDVEWTVQLLQLQHGHAVPGLRTTETRAGLEAAVEAGLVEREDADVLAEAWQLASNLRDALVLWSGRVGGATADVLPSDITALSGIARVVHYPPGSGAQLEHDYLRSARRARGVVERLFYEFED from the coding sequence ATGACCGGGAGACTCACCCGGCTCGGATTCTCTGACGTCGCGCGCGCCGCACAGCTGTGCGGCGACAAGGACCTCGTCGCCGTCGTCGGCGAGGTCCACCCGAGCTCGGCGCTGCTGCCGGCTCTCGCGGCGACGGCGGACCCGGACCTCGCGCTCATCGCGCTCATCCGGCTCTGCTGCGCCGCGACCGTCGACCCGGACCACGCCGAGCGGGCGGCGCTCCTGGGGCGCCTGCTGTCGGGGGACACCGAGGGCATCGACGCGGTGTACCTCGCCCCCGACGAGCAGCTCGTCCGGGACCGGCTCCTCAACGTCCTCGGGTCGTCGGTGGCGCTTGGCGACGAGCTGGTCCGCCACCCCGAGCTGCTCGACGTGGTGAGCGACACGACGAGCGGCCTCGGCGTGGACGCGAGCGCTGTGCGCGCCGAGCTGCTCCGCTCGGTGGGCGCGGACCCTCAGGCCCCGGTCCCCGTCGCGTCGATGCCCGAGCTCGAGGCCACCGACGCCGTCCGCCGCGCCTACCGCACCCGGCTGCTGCGCATCGCGGCGAGCGACCTCACCTCCTCCGAGCCGCTCTCGATCCTCCCGGCGGTCGGCGCGGCCCTCGCCGACCTCGCGTCGGCGGCCCTCGAGGCGGCCCTGGCCGTCGCCCGCGGCGAGCTCCCCGACCACGGGGCCGGCGTCCGCCTCTCCGTGCTCGGCATGGGCAAGTGCGGCGGGCGCGAGCTCAACTACGTGAGCGATGTCGACGTCGTCTACGTCGCCGAGCCCACCGAGGGCACGGACGAGGGGGACGCGATGACGGCCGGTGCGAGGCTGGCCACCATCCTCACCCGCGTCTGCGGCGGCGGCCCGAGCAGCGTGCCCGCACTGTGGCCCGTCGACGCCGCGCTGCGCCCCGAGGGCAAGAACGGCCCGCTCGTGCGCACCCTGTCGAGCCACGTGTCGTACTACGAGCGCTGGGCCAAGACGTGGGAGTTCCAGGCGCTCCTCAAGGCCCGCCACGTGGCGGGCGACGTCGACCTCTCGCGCGACTACATCGAGGCCATCACGCCCTTCGTGTGGTCGGCCGTCGAGCGCGACCACTTCGTCGAGGACTCCCAGGCCATGCGTCGTCGCGTCGAGGACAACGTCCCCGCCGCAGAGGCGGACCGCCAGCTCAAGCTGGGCAAGGGCGGCCTGCGCGACGTCGAGTTCACCGTCCAGCTGCTCCAGCTGGTGCACGGCCGGTCGGACCCGTCGATCCAGAGCTCCAACACCCTCACCGCCCTCGCTGCTCTGGCGAGCGCCGGGTACGTGGGGCGCGAGCACGCCGCCCAGCTCGCCGTCTGCTACAGGTTCCTGCGGGTCCTCGAGCACCGCATCCAGCTGGTCCACCTGCGTCGCACCCACCTCATGCCGACCGCCGACGGCGACCTGCGGCGCCTCGCCCGCTCGGCCGGGATGCGGAGCGAGGGGGCCACGGGCCTGCTCCAGCGCTGGCGCACGGTGCGCCGCGACGTCCGGACCCTCCACGAAGAGCTCTTCTACCGCCCGCTGCTCCCCGCGACCGCCCAGCTCTCGGCCGAGGAGGCGAGCCTCGCGCCCGACGCCGCCCAAGCACGCCTCGCGGCCATCGGCTACCGCGACCCCAAGGGGGCGCTGCGGCACATCGCCGTGCTCACCGAGGGCGTGAGCCGGCGCGCGTCGATCCAGCGGCAGCTGCTGCCGGTGATGCTCGGCTGGTTCGCGGAGGGGTCGGACCCGGACGGTGGCCTGCTCGCCTTCCGGCGGCTCTCCGAAGAGCTCGGCACCACCCACTGGTACCTCAAGCTGCTCCGCGACTCGGGGTCGGCCGCGTACCGGCTCGCGTCGCTGCTCTCGACGTCGCGGTACGTCGCCGAGGCGCTCGGCCGCTCGCCGGAGTCCGTCATGTGGCTCGCCGAGGACAGCGAACTCGTGCCGCGCTCTCTCGACCGGCTGGTCGCCGAGTCGAACGCGGTGCTCACGCGTGCCGACGACCAGGTGCGCGCGCTCACGGTCCTGCGGGCCATGCGCCGCCGCGAGCTCGCCCGCATCGCCTGCGCGGAGCTCCTCGGGCTCTGCGGCCCCGAGGCCGCTGCGCTCGGCATCTCCGACGCGGCCGACGCCGTGCTCCGCGGTGCGCTGCGCGTCGCCGAGTTCGTGCTCTGCGAGGAGGCCGGGCTCACCCGCGCCGAGGCGCCCGCGGCGATGTCCATCATCGCCATGGGCCGGCTGGGTGGCAGGGAGGTGGGCTACGGCTCGGACGCCGACGTGATGTTCGTCTACCGCGCCGCCCCGGGTACCGACGACGCGACCGCCCAGACGTACGCCCTCGCGGTCGCCCGCAAGGTCCGGTCGTCTCTCGGGGGCAGCAGCGAGGAGCCTCCGCTGCAGGTCGACGCCGACCTGCGGCCCGAGGGGCGCAACGGCCCGCTCGTGCGGTCCTTCGCGTCGTACGCCGAGTACTACGGCCGCTGGTCGGCCGCCTGGGAGAGCCAGGCGCTGCTCCGCGCCCGTCCGGTGGCTGGCGACGAGTCGCTCGGGGCCGACTTCGTGGCCCTCGTCGACCCGCTGCGGTTCCCGGCCTCGGGGCTCGACGCCACGACGGTCCGCGAGATCCGGCGCATCAAGGCGCGCGTCGAGGCCGAGCGGCTGCCGCGCGGCGTCGACCCGACGCGGCACCTCAAGCTCGGTCGCGGCGCGATCAGCGACGTCGAGTGGACCGTCCAGCTGCTCCAGCTCCAGCACGGCCACGCCGTCCCGGGCCTGCGGACCACCGAGACGCGGGCCGGGCTCGAGGCCGCCGTCGAGGCTGGGCTGGTCGAGCGCGAGGACGCCGACGTGCTCGCCGAGGCGTGGCAGCTCGCGTCCAACCTGCGCGACGCCCTCGTCCTGTGGTCAGGGCGCGTGGGTGGCGCGACGGCCGACGTCCTGCCGTCCGACATCACGGCGCTCAGCGGCATCGCGCGGGTGGTGCACTACCCGCCGGGCAGCGGCGCCCAGCTCGAGCACGACTACCTGCGGTCCGCACGGCGCGCCCGCGGCGTCGTCGAGCGGCTCTTCTACGAGTTCGAGGACTGA
- the panB gene encoding 3-methyl-2-oxobutanoate hydroxymethyltransferase, with protein sequence MAQHSLPGSGTAAETPVAPAQRKRFRVHHLAEHKEAGRKITMLTAYDTITGRIFDEAGIDVLLVGDSMGDNTLGYENTIPVTLDEMVVSARAVARAAKHSMVLVDLPFGSYEASPEQALASAVRLFKESGAQAVKIEGGKRVAPHVELLTGAGIPVFGHLGFTPQSENMLGGKRVQGRGDEAAELLCEDALALQEAGAVAVVLEMVPAPVAARATEILRIPTIGIGAGSEVDGQVLVWTDMAGMGDWSPRFAKQFGQVGQALSDAARAYVGEVQSATFPAPEHQYEH encoded by the coding sequence ATGGCACAGCACTCGCTCCCCGGATCCGGCACCGCCGCCGAGACCCCCGTCGCACCCGCGCAGCGCAAGCGCTTCCGGGTGCACCACCTGGCCGAGCACAAGGAGGCCGGGCGCAAGATCACCATGCTCACCGCCTACGACACGATCACCGGGCGGATCTTCGACGAGGCCGGGATCGACGTCCTGCTCGTCGGCGACTCCATGGGCGACAACACCCTCGGCTACGAGAACACCATCCCGGTGACCCTCGACGAGATGGTCGTGTCGGCCCGTGCCGTGGCCCGCGCCGCGAAGCACTCGATGGTGCTCGTCGACCTGCCCTTCGGCAGCTACGAGGCCTCGCCCGAGCAGGCGCTCGCGTCCGCCGTGCGCCTCTTCAAGGAGTCGGGCGCGCAGGCGGTCAAGATCGAGGGCGGCAAGCGCGTCGCCCCGCACGTCGAATTGCTCACCGGGGCGGGCATCCCCGTCTTCGGCCACCTCGGGTTCACCCCGCAGTCGGAGAACATGCTCGGCGGCAAGCGGGTGCAGGGCCGCGGCGACGAGGCCGCCGAGCTGCTCTGCGAGGACGCCCTCGCGCTCCAGGAGGCGGGCGCGGTCGCGGTCGTCCTCGAGATGGTTCCGGCGCCGGTGGCCGCCCGTGCCACCGAGATCCTGCGGATCCCGACGATCGGCATCGGCGCCGGCAGCGAGGTCGACGGCCAGGTGCTCGTCTGGACGGACATGGCTGGCATGGGCGACTGGTCGCCGCGGTTCGCCAAGCAGTTCGGCCAGGTGGGCCAGGCGCTCTCCGACGCGGCACGCGCCTACGTCGGCGAGGTCCAGTCCGCGACCTTCCCGGCTCCCGAGCACCAGTACGAGCACTGA
- a CDS encoding NAD+ synthase translates to MVDIRIALAQIDTCVGDVDTNSRTILEWSRRAAAEGAQVVAFPEMTITGYPIEDLALRASFQRAARAAVQTIADQLVADGLGDLTVVLGTVGAPQVTRTSPGTRPTNQALVLQGGAVTASYDKHHLPNYGVFDEFRIFAPGAEPCVLEIQGRRVGLVVCEDIWQDGGPVAELAAQEVDLLLVLNGSPFEEGKGHSRTDLAVRRARELRAPVAYVNMVGGQDDLVFDGGSFVVGEDGSVLTSAPQFVEHLLVWDLAADGEPEHRGPIAPPLDPDEEVYQAIVTGVRGYVRKNGFRSVVLGLSGGIDSALVAAICADAIGGDNVYGVSMPSTYSSEHSKDDALDLAKRIGAHYRVQPIAPMVDAFQGELDLQDVAAENLQARVRGMILMGLSNSEGHLVLATGNKSELAVGYSTIYGDAVGGFAPIKDVDKSQVWALSRWRNNVALDAGQIPPIPESSITKPPSAELRPGQVDQDSLPPYDLLDEVLDAYIEHAEGRAELLARGFDEEVVDKVVSLVDRAEWKRRQYPLGPKVTALAFGRDRRLPVTSRWREPHA, encoded by the coding sequence ATGGTGGACATCCGGATCGCCCTCGCGCAGATCGACACGTGCGTCGGGGACGTCGACACGAACTCCCGCACCATCCTCGAGTGGTCCCGGCGCGCGGCCGCCGAGGGCGCGCAGGTGGTGGCCTTCCCCGAGATGACGATCACCGGGTACCCGATCGAGGACCTCGCCCTGCGCGCGTCCTTCCAGCGGGCGGCCCGCGCCGCGGTGCAGACCATCGCCGACCAGCTCGTGGCCGACGGCCTCGGTGACCTCACCGTGGTGCTCGGTACCGTCGGAGCGCCGCAGGTCACCCGCACCAGCCCGGGGACCCGGCCCACCAACCAGGCGCTCGTGCTGCAGGGCGGCGCCGTCACCGCGTCGTACGACAAGCACCACCTCCCCAACTACGGGGTCTTCGACGAGTTCCGGATCTTCGCGCCCGGCGCCGAGCCCTGCGTCCTGGAGATCCAGGGTCGACGCGTGGGCCTCGTGGTCTGCGAGGACATCTGGCAGGACGGCGGCCCCGTCGCCGAGCTCGCCGCGCAGGAGGTCGACCTGCTCCTCGTGCTCAACGGCTCACCCTTCGAGGAGGGCAAGGGGCACTCCCGCACCGACCTCGCCGTGCGCCGCGCCCGCGAGCTCCGCGCGCCGGTCGCCTACGTCAACATGGTCGGCGGCCAGGACGACCTCGTGTTCGACGGCGGGTCCTTCGTGGTCGGCGAGGACGGCTCGGTCCTCACGAGCGCGCCGCAGTTCGTCGAGCACCTGCTGGTGTGGGACCTCGCCGCGGACGGCGAGCCCGAGCACCGCGGCCCGATCGCGCCGCCGCTCGACCCGGACGAGGAGGTCTACCAGGCCATCGTCACCGGCGTCCGCGGCTACGTGCGCAAGAACGGCTTCCGCAGCGTGGTCCTCGGGCTGTCCGGCGGCATCGACTCCGCGCTCGTCGCCGCGATCTGCGCCGACGCGATCGGCGGCGACAACGTCTACGGCGTCTCGATGCCCTCGACCTACTCTTCCGAGCACTCCAAGGACGACGCCCTCGACCTCGCGAAGCGCATCGGCGCGCACTACCGCGTGCAGCCGATCGCGCCGATGGTCGACGCGTTCCAGGGCGAGCTCGACCTGCAGGACGTCGCCGCCGAGAACCTCCAGGCGCGCGTGCGCGGCATGATCCTCATGGGCCTGTCGAACTCCGAGGGCCACCTGGTCCTCGCGACCGGCAACAAGTCCGAGCTCGCGGTCGGCTACTCGACCATCTACGGCGACGCCGTGGGCGGGTTCGCACCCATCAAGGACGTCGACAAGTCGCAGGTCTGGGCGCTGTCCCGCTGGCGCAACAACGTCGCGCTCGATGCCGGGCAGATCCCCCCGATCCCCGAGTCGTCGATCACCAAGCCGCCGTCGGCCGAGCTGCGGCCCGGCCAGGTGGACCAGGACTCGCTGCCGCCGTACGACCTGCTCGACGAGGTGCTCGACGCGTACATCGAGCACGCCGAGGGACGCGCCGAGCTGCTCGCCCGCGGCTTCGACGAGGAGGTCGTCGACAAGGTCGTCTCCCTCGTCGACCGCGCCGAGTGGAAGCGACGCCAGTACCCCCTCGGCCCCAAGGTCACGGCGCTCGCCTTCGGGCGCGACCGACGGCTCCCGGTCACCTCGCGCTGGCGCGAGCCGCACGCCTGA
- a CDS encoding class I SAM-dependent methyltransferase, translated as MSRTYEDLVAEASAVSVDGWDFSWLDGRATEERPSWGYQRVMSERLAVASAALDVQTGGGEVLAGAPVLPPVTAATESWPPNVTVATRLLRPRGVVVVADPDEPPLPFADAAFDLVVSRHPVTVWWDEIARVLEPGGTYLSQQVGAASMFGLVEHFLGPLPAETYRARHPDDARAAAEAAGLEVVDLRSETLRTEFFDVGAVVYYLRKVIWMVPGFTTEAYDEQLRAMHGHIEREGAFVAHSTRFLIDARRR; from the coding sequence ATGTCACGCACCTACGAAGACCTCGTCGCCGAGGCGTCCGCAGTCTCCGTCGACGGCTGGGACTTCAGCTGGCTCGACGGCCGTGCCACGGAGGAGCGGCCGTCCTGGGGGTACCAACGGGTCATGTCGGAGCGGCTGGCGGTCGCGTCGGCGGCGCTGGACGTGCAGACCGGCGGGGGAGAGGTCCTCGCAGGCGCCCCGGTCCTCCCGCCCGTGACGGCGGCGACCGAGTCCTGGCCGCCCAACGTGACGGTCGCGACCCGTCTGCTGCGTCCGCGCGGCGTGGTCGTGGTCGCCGACCCGGACGAGCCGCCGCTGCCCTTCGCCGACGCGGCCTTCGACCTCGTGGTCAGCCGCCACCCCGTCACCGTCTGGTGGGACGAGATCGCGCGCGTCCTCGAGCCGGGCGGCACGTACCTCTCGCAGCAGGTGGGTGCCGCGAGCATGTTCGGGCTCGTCGAGCACTTCCTCGGGCCGCTGCCCGCCGAGACCTACCGGGCGCGACACCCCGACGACGCACGGGCGGCAGCCGAGGCGGCCGGTCTCGAGGTGGTCGACCTGCGCAGCGAGACGCTGCGCACGGAGTTCTTCGACGTCGGGGCGGTCGTCTACTACCTGCGCAAGGTGATCTGGATGGTCCCCGGCTTCACGACCGAGGCCTACGACGAGCAGCTCCGGGCGATGCACGGCCACATCGAGCGGGAGGGCGCCTTCGTCGCGCACTCGACGCGGTTCCTGATCGACGCGCGACGGAGGTAG